From Cyanobium sp. Tous-M-B4, the proteins below share one genomic window:
- the folK gene encoding 2-amino-4-hydroxy-6-hydroxymethyldihydropteridine diphosphokinase gives MPASLADQPRGSEAATLAIALGANLPSRCGGPIATLIAVRPLLEASLRQWGQGLSSGPTGFRWSPLFETEPVGGPPGQPPYINAVLVADGLVAGLGADGARAAAGEALLEQLQALEHDFGRERQARWAPRSIDLDLLWWGDLNCHTPRLQLPHPLWRQRDFVLAPLAALAGLAPEPGCAVIALAGRPGWPEQLG, from the coding sequence GTGCCAGCCAGTCTCGCTGATCAGCCCAGAGGCAGTGAAGCGGCAACCCTGGCCATCGCCCTAGGCGCCAACCTGCCCAGCCGCTGCGGTGGCCCGATCGCCACCCTGATCGCCGTGCGGCCCCTGCTAGAAGCCAGCCTGCGCCAGTGGGGCCAGGGCCTCAGCTCGGGGCCTACCGGCTTCCGCTGGTCGCCTCTGTTTGAGACCGAACCCGTGGGCGGCCCCCCAGGCCAGCCGCCCTACATCAATGCGGTCCTAGTGGCGGACGGCCTGGTGGCAGGGCTGGGAGCTGATGGGGCAAGGGCAGCGGCCGGTGAAGCTCTACTGGAGCAATTGCAAGCGCTGGAGCATGACTTCGGCCGGGAGCGTCAGGCGCGCTGGGCCCCCCGCAGCATCGACCTCGACCTGCTCTGGTGGGGGGATCTGAACTGCCACACCCCACGCCTCCAGTTGCCCCACCCACTTTGGCGGCAGCGAGACTTTGTGCTGGCGCCGCTGGCTGCCCTGGCAGGCCTGGCCCCAGAACCTGGGTGCGCGGTGATCGCGCTAGCTGGCAGACCCGGCTGGCCAGAGCAGCTGGGGTAG
- a CDS encoding NUDIX domain-containing protein, translating to MAPLPAPEPSRNLETTAVLDARKIRFEVNRVELPMGVVGTFGLIRHPGASLAVPVLDDGRVVVLRQYRFAVATRLLEFPAGTLDEGEDPLSTMQRELQEEAGYSASRWDPLGAMLPCPGYSDEVIHLFLARELTPLAEPPAGDDDEDLEVLLMEPGELDAALASGDEYLDGKSVTAWLRAKQLLGI from the coding sequence ATGGCGCCCCTCCCCGCTCCTGAGCCCTCGCGTAACCTGGAAACTACCGCGGTGCTCGATGCCCGCAAGATCCGCTTTGAGGTCAACCGCGTCGAGCTGCCGATGGGCGTGGTGGGCACTTTTGGCTTGATCCGCCACCCCGGCGCCTCCTTGGCGGTGCCGGTGCTGGACGACGGCCGGGTGGTGGTGCTGCGCCAGTACCGCTTCGCCGTGGCCACCCGGCTGCTGGAATTTCCGGCCGGCACCCTCGATGAGGGCGAAGACCCGCTCAGCACCATGCAGCGGGAGCTGCAGGAGGAGGCCGGCTACAGCGCCAGCCGCTGGGATCCCCTGGGAGCCATGCTGCCCTGCCCGGGCTACTCCGACGAGGTCATCCACCTGTTCCTTGCCCGGGAGCTGACGCCGCTGGCCGAGCCCCCCGCCGGCGATGACGACGAGGACTTGGAGGTGCTGCTGATGGAGCCCGGCGAACTGGATGCGGCCCTGGCCAGCGGCGACGAGTATCTCGATGGCAAGAGCGTCACTGCCTGGCTGCGGGCCAAGCAACTGCTGGGGATCTAA